A window of Microtus ochrogaster isolate Prairie Vole_2 unplaced genomic scaffold, MicOch1.0 UNK44, whole genome shotgun sequence genomic DNA:
GGAACAGGGGAGAAGAGGGACGGTCTCACCAACTCTGGCTCCAGCTGCTCCAGAGAATCACAGAAAACCTCCAGGTCCAAGTCCCTGGGTGGCTGGGGCTCTGGAGAGGGAAAAGGCAAGGCTCTTGTGAAGGGGAGCTGCACTGGCATTGGGGTTCCTActctggagggaggggagagtgggcAGCTGAGTAGCAAGTCCTTCCTCAGGTACTATGTCCTTCCTCAAGTACTGCCATAGCAGGTACTATGGGCCCAAGACACGAGACCCTGAAAACGGCCTCAGAGCCTTCCCTTGGCCTCTGAAAGCACAGGAAGTCTTAGTGTCCCTGGACATGCTGGTATAAAGGGGACAGCGTGGCACCAAGTGTCTCCTCTCCTGAAGgtgttccttcccagtctaggCATGGCTCTGTATCTCTCCTGCCCAATGGCTAACCTGGACTTGGAGGTACTGGCTCCTTGGGGAGGCAAGAAGGCTCTGGAGCAGTCTGATCGTCTCTGTGCAGCGCTGGCTCTTTCCAACCTGTGGAGACACAGCCCGTGAAgcgggggcaggggagaggctggCATCTGCCGGTGAGATCAAGTCCCTTGTCCCCATTAGTCATGCATACGAGCTGATAACTAGCCCAATGGGGCACTGATTGAGGTCCTTACAGATAGCACACCTGGGGCCCTTTGCTCCTACTGCCCGCCCCACACAGCAGCCACCCACCAGCCCACACCCGAGGCAGTTCGCTCTGTATTTTCAGGGCTCCCATCCTGGAGATCTGACCTGTGACCCTTCTTAGGAAGGTGTCTGGGGGCCTCGGCGTGTCAGGGATCACCTGGTACAGGGGCTCAAAATAACCAAACATATCTTCCGCCACTTCGCCCAGGGGCACTGTGTCAATCACCTGTGCAGGAAGGGTTCTAATGGGACAGGCTggctcctcccactcccaccccaattCCCTCCGGGTGGAGCCTCTCCCCTTACTACTTTCTTCCCATGTACCTCCACCTGGCATCAGTCAGGATCAGACAGAATTGggagagagggcaacagaaacgtGATTTCCCAAAGGATATCAACGGATAGGAAACATGGAAGCGCACCCCTGGAAGAGTGAGGGGCAAGCCACCCTTAGGGACTGAGCGCCACAGCCCTAACTACCTTCTGTGCCAccagcttcatctcagagatgtaGGCAGACATGGCTTCCCCCCTGCTCATCTTGCCCAGGCTGTTCCAGGCATCCCTAGGAGGCAGAGGGCTGTCAGAAGCTGGATGACAGCTGGGGCATTTGTACCCTGCCCGAGGGAAGCTCACCACTTATAACGTCCAATGggatcccagaacccaggccGGGGGACCAGGCAGGGCCCCATGGTAGCCTGCTTGTAGTAGCTGTAGAATCGCAGCATCTCTTCATAGGAGGGGCGGTAAGAGCCTGGACAGAGCGGAGGGTTGGGAAACAGAGGGCACCACATCAGCCCCGGTTCCAAGAGGATGAAGGGGGCACCTTGGGAGGGCAGAGGCGGCTACGGATCCCACCCCTGGCATctaaaacaggaagcagagaggaaccCCACCACAGTCTAGGGAGGAACTTGGTTGTAAACATTGCAGGGTTCAGGCCAGGTTCCATTTGGTGGTCGGAGCCTAAGCAACCATCCTGAACCCCAAAATGTCAATCCCTACAGCCTCACCATTCTTAGGCAGGCTCTGAATGACGCTGACGGCTGCCTGGAACTGTTTCTGGCAGTCGGGCTCTTCCTCCTCAGTGCCCATGCTGCTCCAAGCTCGGGAGCCCTACTTTGGAGCAACTCTGCAAGAGCGAGTGTCAGTGTTACCAGGCCTCATGGTCCACGGTGGCATTGTAAACAACCGGTCTAGTTCCCAGAGAGGCAAACAAAGTCCCAAGACCTGAATGCtaccccaggaggccagaagttgaGCTGAGGGTCCTTCTCCTACCTCAAGGCAGCGTCAATGGGGCCAGAGTGGCGAGGATCACCAGTGTGGCCATgagtggaaggagaggcaggtggcaAGGGTCTCAGAGCCGTGTACGTCCCCAGATGCACCTCTCGAGGTTGCCCATTTCCAATTCCTGAACGGGCGAATCAGCGAGCGAGGAGGAGTCGGGACGGGGGTGGGCACAAACAGTCACCCTGGCTTCCCGCGCCCCGGCACCTCACTCAACCTTAGGCGCCCACTGCCGGGACACCGGGGTCCTCTTCTCACCACTAACCAGTGGTTTCGGATTGACCTCTGGGTTTTAGGGGGGCAGGAATAGGGCGGGATGCAAAGCgagaagaaaattaaagccaATGAGAGGCACCGTTTCACATTCGGCTTTTATATCCTACCCAGTCAGAAAGGCTCTTTCAAGAGTATGCAAATAGTTTCACTCTGCCTCTCCCATTCAGGCGGGGCTGAGTTCTGGGTCGCACTCCGCACAGCCCGACAGCCAGAAGCGGGCTGCAGCGCCTCCCGGTGGACACACTGAATGGTCGCGGCGTCCGCGCGCCCCCTGGTGGACACTCACGGGAGTAGGTCGGCTGATGCTGGCCCCGCCTATCCGAGACACTGCCACCCAGTTCTTGGAACGCGTCTACGCTGGCAATAGAGGCAAGTTCTGGAGCCCGGCGTTCCGCAGAAGGGACGCTGGAGCTGAGTTTTGGAAAAAGTCAGAGTAAACCAGAAAAATAACGAAAAAGAACATTCCTGGAAggaatcaaaaatcaaaagccgagggctggagaaatggctcagtggttaagagcattgcctgctcttccaaaggtcctgagttcaattcccagcaaccacatggtggctcacaaccagctgtaatgagatctggtgtcctcttctggcctgcaggcatacaagcagacagaatactgtatactaaataaataaatgttaaaaaaaaaaatcaaaagccgAGGCGAAGGTTTGACAATTagtaaaaaaattcaagatcGCAGAAAGGGTGGGGACTCAAGCAAGCACACAGAATTGCTGGGACTTGGATATATGGGGACAGAAAAGAGCAGGGCAAGTAGATAGCGATTCTAGGAGCCGGGAAACACAACTTTTAGCGTGGGACGCCTGGCTGTCTGCCGCTGCCAAGTGCCAGCTCTCTGTCCCTACCCAAAACTTGTGCTTGAGAAGCCACCTGGACAGCCCACCCTTCGCATTCACAAGTGTACACCTAACACTACGTCGGCTCCCATAAAAGGAGGTTTTCCATGGGCTGACGTCACCAACACTTTCTCAGAGTGCGATGCAGATCCTTTGACCAAGGATGGAGTGTCGCTATGGTGTACTAAGCCTCTTAAGCTCTGAACCCCAGAACCAGATTCTGGGACTCTAAACTTAGTCGCAGATCAGTCCAGACCAGTTAGCTTCGAGACGTCCACCACTAAGGGGTGGCTACTGGCTCGGAGCTGAGAGGTTAATCCATGACgtcactgcctcagcctcccgccCCCATCCCTGCGCAGCTCGGTTCTGGGGTTCTATGGGCTTCCCCCGCCCCAAGGACCCTTTAGCCCAGCACGAGCCTCTATAGATCTGTCCCCTGCCTAGCTCCCGAAAGGACCCGGCAAAAGTGGATGAAGCAGGGTCAGAGTCCCCAGAAAAAAGGGTCTGTGCTAAAGGGTATTCAATCCCCTCTAACAGGGACTCTGGCCACTGGTGTGGCGGAGATCCGGGGGATCTCTGGGGAAATGGAAAGATGGACTCACTAGCAGAGGCGAACGCGTAGACACGGGGGACTAACAGCTCCGGGCCCGGGGGTCCCGCAGGTGCCTCGCACCGCCCACTTCCAGCCTCGCTCCGCCCCCTCCACCtcgtccctccctctctccctcctcccgaGGTCTCCTCCTCCCAACTCTCACGGCGCCGCTAAGTTTCTTCGCTCGGGACCGCGCACTGGGCGCGGGCTGGGCGCAAGCTGTGTGCCGGTTGACCCGTCCTCGCTCACAGATCCCGGGCCCTCCAAGTCCATGCTGTGCGGCAGCTGGAGAAGATGCCGTCGCTCTCCCGAGGAGCCCAGGGTGTCCGCCCAGGTCTCAGCTCCCCTCGCGCTCCCGCCCTCGCCCGCGTCACCGGACAGCGGCACCAAGAGGCCTGGGCTCCGGGCACTGAAGAAGATGGGTCAGTGACACGCAAGGATGGGTCCGGGTGGGCACGAACTGTCTCCAGGGACAACCTGGAAGGAGCGGGTGTATAGGCCAACGGGCTTCCCGAGGGTGCGTGGCGCTGGGGAGGATCTGACCAAGAGCATCAATACTGTTCCAGATGGGGCTCACACCTGGGGGTCACCAGATTCCCAGGCTGTGCCAGAAGGCTTGGGTGTTCAGTCTCACTAGGAGGCTCCCGCCGGGCGGTACTGGAGTGAGAATTTGGGCTAGGGGCATTGATAGGGTCGCAGGAactggagaaaggagggagagataAAAGCTTGGAGTTAGGTTGGGGTTGTAGCTCAAATAGAGTGCTTTGCTTAGCTGTAGGTTCGATCTCCAATGTCACATTCCTAGCATCTCATCAACTTGATGTTGGTTAAACTCCCAGCATTGGAGAGGTAAATGGATCaacagttcaaggtcattctccccTACAGGGTAGGTTAGTTAATTCACATATCCCAACTTGGGATGTGagagctctgtctcaaaatattcattaaaaatttggGGTGTGCTCACCTCCCTCCCTAGTGGGCATCTCatagcacctgctgctcttggcCCTAAGGAGCTGCTTACAGAAGGCCTCTGGAAGATTCTAGACTCCCAAAAGCCAGCCCTGTAGCTCTCAGGACctctctgccagagcagccaCAAAGCCCTGGCATGGCTGAGCGAATGGTCTGAGAATGCCCAGGTTCCTGCTCCAGAAGTGAGTACAGTCGCTGGTTCTCAAGAAGCCCTGGAGTCAGCCCAGGGCTGTGGTGGTTTGTAGGTGTGTCACTCACCTTCCTGAGGTAGGTGGCCTAgtccccatttcacagaggaggaaactgactcAGACGTCAAAGGATTTCATCTAGGTCACTCAGACTACCATCACAACTGGTGTGCTCAGAGTCTGGGCAAAATAGGACTTGCGGGGCTTGAAGAAGGGACAGAAGTGAAAGCCCTTTATAAACTGTAAAGTGCTGAAAACCAAAGTACTTTGTTGGGACTGCCAACCTCCACACTGGATTCAGGGGTCCCAAATGCCAGCCTTGGCTCCCCTCCACAGCtgccccttcttcttcttcctcattccACCTGAACGAGTCGGATGCCGCTCTGTGCCTAAGGCAGATCTTTGTGCCCCGCCCTCCATGCAGTATTCAAGAGATCAATATTTATAGACCCCAACAACAGACAAAGTAGACACAGTCCTGCCCTCAGAAAGCTAAACGACAAAGTAAGAGTCAGAAGATGGGCCTTgaggaaggtgggggaagcagATTGTGATGCTAGGGAAACAGAGGGGAAACACTGGAACCCAGAACTTA
This region includes:
- the Acbd4 gene encoding acyl-CoA-binding domain-containing protein 4 isoform X1, which gives rise to MGTEEEEPDCQKQFQAAVSVIQSLPKNGSYRPSYEEMLRFYSYYKQATMGPCLVPRPGFWDPIGRYKWDAWNSLGKMSRGEAMSAYISEMKLVAQKVIDTVPLGEVAEDMFGYFEPLYQVIPDTPRPPDTFLRRVTGWKEPALHRDDQTAPEPSCLPKEPVPPSPEPQPPRDLDLEVFCDSLEQLEPELVRPSLFSPVPPGSELPHLHPETCDSAQQVCTEQRGAAGRELDTGDNPESPSEKEGLEGSLMGPQELDKWLVGTVRAMQESMRNVQRRLQSLESKSQPQEQRPPRTRPWPLGLSAPTLLFFTLWPFVVQWLFRQFRTQKR
- the Acbd4 gene encoding acyl-CoA-binding domain-containing protein 4 isoform X2; the encoded protein is MGTEEEEPDCQKQFQAAVSVIQSLPKNGSYRPSYEEMLRFYSYYKQATMGPCLVPRPGFWDPIGRYKWDAWNSLGKMSRGEAMSAYISEMKLVAQKVIDTVPLGEVAEDMFGYFEPLYQVIPDTPRPPDTFLRRVTGWKEPALHRDDQTAPEPSCLPKEPVPPSPEPQPPRDLDLEVFCDSLEQLEPELVRPSLFSPVPPGSELPHLHPETCDSAQQVCTEQRGAAGRELDTGDNPESPSEKEGLEGSLMGPQELDKWLVGTVRAMQESMRNVQRRLQSLESKSQPQEQGWLLSVCGEILLCSPTV